A genomic stretch from Verrucomicrobiota bacterium includes:
- the xylA gene encoding xylose isomerase produces MSTSSFPDIPTLRFGGPESTDPFEFRHYEPEALVAGKTMRDHLRFGAAYWHVMRNPLGDPFGAGTALMPWDDGSDSIENALNRVPVFFEFLEKTGIDYYCFHDRDIAPEGTTLAQSHDYLDQVVEKLEAFQKATGKKLLWGTACLFAHPRYAQGAATSPSADVFAYAAAQVKQALEATHRLGGEGYTFWGGREGYATLLNTDMKRELDHLAALLHLAVDHAKKIGFTGQFYIEPKPREPSTHQYDSDSAACLNFLREYGLLEHFKLNIETNHATLAGHTMEHELDVALAAQALGSIDANRGDPLLGWDTDQFPTDVYQTTLVMLRVLKMGGFTTGGLNFDAKRRRESHEPADLFHAHIGGMDAFARGLKIASKIIEDGRMAEFVGSRYASYDSGMGAKIEAGSTTLAELNDYALGIEAPVLPSGRQEMLENLLNDYLR; encoded by the coding sequence ATGAGCACTTCTTCTTTTCCCGATATCCCAACACTCCGCTTCGGCGGGCCTGAAAGCACCGATCCTTTCGAGTTTCGCCACTATGAACCGGAGGCCTTGGTGGCCGGGAAAACCATGCGGGATCATCTCCGCTTCGGAGCGGCTTATTGGCACGTCATGCGCAATCCGCTGGGCGATCCCTTCGGAGCCGGCACCGCGCTCATGCCCTGGGATGATGGCTCGGACTCCATCGAAAACGCACTCAACCGGGTCCCGGTCTTCTTTGAGTTCTTGGAAAAAACCGGGATCGATTACTACTGCTTCCACGATCGCGACATCGCGCCCGAAGGGACCACTTTGGCCCAATCCCACGACTACCTGGACCAGGTGGTGGAGAAGCTGGAGGCCTTCCAAAAAGCGACCGGCAAAAAGCTGCTTTGGGGCACCGCTTGTCTCTTTGCCCACCCCCGCTACGCCCAAGGAGCGGCCACTTCGCCCTCAGCGGACGTCTTCGCCTACGCCGCTGCTCAAGTGAAACAAGCCCTCGAAGCCACCCATCGCCTGGGAGGAGAAGGCTACACCTTTTGGGGTGGGCGAGAAGGCTACGCCACCCTCCTCAACACCGACATGAAGCGGGAGCTCGACCACTTGGCCGCTCTCCTCCACCTGGCGGTGGATCATGCCAAAAAAATCGGTTTCACTGGGCAATTTTACATCGAGCCCAAGCCCCGCGAACCTTCCACCCACCAGTATGATTCCGACTCAGCCGCCTGTTTGAACTTCCTGCGAGAATATGGCCTCTTGGAGCACTTCAAGCTCAATATCGAAACCAATCATGCCACCCTGGCCGGCCACACCATGGAGCATGAGCTGGATGTGGCCCTCGCGGCCCAGGCTCTCGGTTCGATCGACGCCAACCGAGGCGATCCCCTGCTCGGCTGGGACACCGACCAGTTCCCGACCGATGTCTACCAAACGACCCTCGTCATGCTCCGCGTGCTCAAAATGGGCGGCTTCACCACCGGCGGGCTCAACTTCGACGCCAAGCGCCGCCGGGAATCGCACGAACCGGCCGACCTCTTTCACGCCCACATCGGCGGCATGGATGCCTTCGCCCGCGGCCTCAAAATCGCTTCCAAAATCATCGAAGACGGTCGCATGGCCGAGTTTGTCGGGAGCCGCTATGCCTCCTACGACTCCGGCATGGGAGCCAAGATCGAGGCAGGAAGCACCACCCTCGCTGAGCTGAATGACTACGCTCTCGGCATCGAGGCCCCGGTCCTGCCCTCCGGCCGGCAGGAAATGCTCGAAAACCTACTCAACGACTACCTACGCTAA
- a CDS encoding DNA-directed RNA polymerase subunit alpha, whose protein sequence is MPNRLIKDESTANDTYGQFVAEPFEQGYGHTLGNSLRRVLLSSLEGAAITSVKISGAQHEFSSLPGIVEDVTEIILNLKKVKFKHHGKDPAILTLSVEKEGVVTAADIEESTTYEVVNKDQLICTIDTKARFEAEFEVRVGRGFATGEENKYPEMPIGLIAIDSIFSPVNRVKYSVENTRVGQNTQFEKIVLDIWTDGRISPPDALLQASGILRKHLDVFVNYDDDLIEFEEAPEAQSEENAELKRLLNMSVNEIELSVRAANCLNNANIVTVGELAMKSEAEMLKYRNFGKKSLNEIKDKLHELGLSLGMQIDPSLMEPPLGSAGASRFPGLAGGPGLADLISQNMDD, encoded by the coding sequence ATGCCGAATCGTCTCATCAAAGACGAAAGCACCGCCAACGACACCTACGGGCAATTCGTGGCCGAACCCTTCGAGCAGGGCTACGGCCACACCCTCGGAAACTCCCTTCGCCGGGTCCTCCTCAGCTCGCTGGAAGGTGCCGCCATCACCTCGGTCAAAATCTCGGGAGCCCAGCATGAATTCAGTTCCCTGCCTGGGATCGTGGAAGACGTCACCGAAATCATCCTCAACCTCAAAAAGGTCAAGTTTAAGCATCACGGCAAAGACCCCGCCATCCTGACCCTCTCCGTGGAAAAAGAAGGCGTCGTGACCGCCGCCGACATTGAGGAAAGCACCACCTATGAAGTGGTGAACAAAGACCAGCTCATCTGCACCATCGACACCAAGGCCCGTTTCGAAGCGGAGTTTGAAGTGCGCGTAGGCCGTGGATTTGCCACCGGAGAAGAAAACAAATACCCCGAGATGCCCATCGGCCTCATCGCGATCGACTCGATCTTTTCTCCCGTCAATCGCGTGAAGTATTCCGTGGAAAACACCCGGGTCGGCCAAAACACCCAGTTTGAGAAAATCGTCCTCGATATCTGGACAGATGGTCGCATCAGCCCGCCTGACGCTCTCTTGCAAGCCTCCGGCATCCTCCGCAAGCACCTGGATGTCTTCGTCAATTACGACGACGACCTCATCGAGTTTGAAGAGGCTCCCGAAGCGCAAAGCGAGGAAAACGCCGAACTCAAGCGCCTCCTCAACATGAGCGTGAATGAGATCGAGCTCTCGGTTCGGGCCGCCAACTGTCTCAACAACGCCAACATCGTCACCGTGGGCGAGCTGGCCATGAAGTCCGAGGCAGAAATGCTCAAATACCGCAACTTCGGGAAGAAATCGCTCAACGAGATCAAGGACAAGCTCCACGAGCTTGGCCTGTCCCTCGGCATGCAGATCGACCCCTCCCTCATGGAGCCGCCTCTCGGCTCCGCGGGAGCGTCCCGTTTCCCCGGCCTCGCGGGTGGCCCAGGTCTGGCCGACCTCATCAGCCAAAATATGGACGACTAA
- the rplQ gene encoding 50S ribosomal protein L17, with amino-acid sequence MRHRRNTVKLGRTASHRDALLANMACSLITHKRIRTTLAKAKALRPYAEKLVTLGKRGDLHARRQVLAKLRIGTAHQKQIVKQLFEVVAPAAQDRAGGYTRITKLGPRSSDAAPMAYLEWVDLPVNLEGDETEEATSETAA; translated from the coding sequence ATGAGACATCGCAGAAACACCGTCAAGCTCGGTCGCACCGCATCGCACCGCGATGCCCTCCTCGCCAACATGGCTTGCAGCTTGATCACCCACAAGCGCATCCGCACCACCCTGGCCAAGGCCAAGGCCTTGCGACCCTATGCGGAAAAACTCGTCACCCTCGGAAAGCGCGGAGACCTCCACGCTCGCCGTCAGGTCCTGGCAAAACTTCGTATCGGCACCGCCCACCAAAAGCAAATCGTGAAGCAGCTCTTCGAAGTGGTCGCCCCGGCGGCCCAAGACCGAGCGGGAGGCTACACGCGCATCACCAAGCTCGGGCCTCGCAGCTCGGATGCCGCCCCCATGGCCTACCTGGAGTGGGTCGACCTCCCGGTCAATCTCGAGGGCGACGAAACGGAAGAGGCCACCAGCGAGACCGCGGCCTAA
- a CDS encoding transposase gives AEGINSKIQMLKSNARGLPNFRSLRTRVLFHCGRLDLSPHTV, from the coding sequence CCGCCGAGGGCATCAATTCCAAAATTCAGATGCTCAAGAGCAATGCCAGAGGCTTGCCAAATTTCCGCTCCCTCCGCACTCGCGTCCTCTTCCACTGCGGCCGTCTCGACCTCTCTCCACACACAGTTTGA